A single region of the Streptomyces sp. NBC_01262 genome encodes:
- a CDS encoding bifunctional RNase H/acid phosphatase — protein MSGTSRSFVVEADGGSRGNPGPAGYGACVLDPATGETLAEAAEYIGTATNNVAEYRGLIAGLRAAHALDPEARIRVRMDSKLVVEQMSGRWKIKHPDMRPLAAEARTVFPIGQVTYEWIPREKNKHADRLANEAMDAGKKGKQWEPSQSRAALTVPAVGAPDRATAREAATRGAESARAALAAGRSAAPASAPASAFAEPAGAKEETSAGWSGDLGAPTTLVLLRHGETPLTPSKRFSGSGGTDPELSEKGHWQAERAADAFAARGTIQAIVSSPLARCRQTAAAVATRLGLDVHIDEGIRETDFGAWEGLTFGEAKDRYPAELDAWLASAKVAPPGGESFASVSRRVAASRDQLLARYDGQTVLVVTHVTPVKTFVRLALGAPPESLFRMELSAAAVSAVAYYSDGNASVRLLNDTSHLR, from the coding sequence GTGAGCGGTACGTCCCGTTCGTTCGTCGTCGAGGCCGACGGCGGCTCCCGGGGCAACCCGGGCCCCGCCGGCTACGGCGCCTGCGTCCTCGACCCGGCCACCGGCGAGACCCTGGCCGAGGCCGCCGAGTACATCGGCACCGCCACGAACAACGTCGCCGAGTACCGGGGCCTCATCGCCGGTCTTCGGGCCGCCCACGCCCTCGACCCCGAGGCCCGGATCCGGGTCCGCATGGACTCCAAGCTCGTCGTCGAGCAGATGTCCGGCCGCTGGAAGATCAAGCACCCCGACATGCGCCCGCTCGCCGCGGAGGCCCGCACCGTCTTCCCCATCGGCCAGGTCACGTACGAATGGATCCCGCGCGAGAAGAACAAGCACGCCGACCGGCTCGCCAACGAGGCCATGGACGCGGGCAAGAAGGGCAAGCAGTGGGAGCCCTCCCAGTCCCGCGCCGCCCTGACGGTCCCCGCCGTCGGCGCCCCCGACCGGGCCACGGCCCGCGAAGCCGCCACCCGCGGCGCGGAGTCGGCGCGGGCCGCGCTGGCGGCGGGCCGCTCCGCCGCCCCGGCTTCCGCCCCGGCTTCCGCTTTCGCTGAGCCCGCCGGTGCCAAGGAGGAGACCTCCGCAGGCTGGTCCGGCGACCTCGGCGCCCCCACCACCCTCGTCCTGCTCCGCCACGGCGAGACCCCCCTCACCCCCTCCAAGCGCTTCTCCGGCAGCGGCGGCACCGACCCCGAGCTCTCCGAGAAGGGTCACTGGCAGGCCGAGCGCGCCGCCGACGCCTTCGCCGCGCGCGGCACCATCCAGGCCATCGTCAGCTCCCCGCTCGCGCGGTGCCGTCAGACCGCCGCCGCCGTCGCCACCCGCCTCGGTCTCGACGTGCACATCGACGAGGGCATCCGCGAAACGGACTTCGGCGCCTGGGAAGGCCTCACCTTCGGCGAGGCCAAGGACCGCTACCCCGCCGAACTGGACGCCTGGCTCGCCTCCGCCAAGGTCGCCCCTCCCGGCGGCGAGTCCTTCGCCTCCGTCTCCCGCCGCGTCGCCGCCTCCCGCGACCAACTGCTCGCCCGCTACGACGGGCAGACGGTCCTCGTCGTCACCCACGTCACCCCCGTCAAGACCTTCGTACGGCTCGCGCTCGGGGCCCCGCCGGAGTCCCTGTTCCGTATGGAGCTCTCCGCCGCGGCGGTTTCGGCGGTGGCGTACTACTCGGACGGCAACGCGTCGGTGCGGCTGCTGAACGACACGTCGCACCTGCGGTGA
- the yaaA gene encoding peroxide stress protein YaaA, with amino-acid sequence MLVLLPPSEGKATGGTGPAVRLDALSMSGLSAARSAVLEELVALCDGGDEDKAAAVLGLSPGLRGEVAKNAGLREAPTRPAGEVYTGVLYDALGLATLGTAARRRAERSLVVFSGLWGAVRIGDAIPSYRCSMGVRLPALGGLGAYWRPFMAEVMPQEAADGLVLDLRSAAYGAAWKPAGAVARRTATVRVLQAQTRKVVSHFNKATKGRLVRALLEAGARPKDPAQLAVALRDLGFVVEEAGTGRLDVLVADVH; translated from the coding sequence GTGCTCGTCCTGCTTCCGCCGTCCGAGGGCAAGGCCACCGGGGGCACCGGGCCGGCCGTGAGGCTCGACGCGCTCTCCATGAGCGGGCTCAGCGCGGCCCGGAGCGCGGTGCTGGAGGAGCTCGTCGCGCTCTGCGACGGCGGCGACGAGGACAAGGCCGCCGCCGTCCTCGGCCTGAGCCCCGGGCTGCGGGGCGAGGTCGCCAAGAACGCGGGGCTGCGCGAGGCCCCGACCCGGCCGGCGGGGGAGGTCTACACGGGGGTGCTCTACGACGCGCTCGGCCTGGCCACCCTGGGCACGGCCGCGCGCCGGCGGGCCGAGCGGTCGCTCGTCGTCTTCTCCGGGCTGTGGGGCGCCGTCCGGATCGGCGACGCGATCCCTTCGTACCGCTGCTCCATGGGCGTCAGGCTGCCCGCTCTCGGCGGGCTCGGGGCGTACTGGCGGCCCTTCATGGCCGAGGTCATGCCGCAGGAGGCCGCCGACGGGCTGGTGCTCGACCTGCGGTCGGCGGCCTACGGCGCGGCCTGGAAGCCGGCGGGCGCGGTCGCCCGCCGGACCGCGACGGTGCGCGTGCTCCAGGCTCAGACCCGCAAGGTCGTCAGCCACTTCAACAAGGCGACGAAGGGACGGCTCGTCCGGGCCCTGCTGGAGGCCGGGGCCCGGCCGAAGGACCCCGCCCAGCTGGCGGTCGCGCTGCGCGACCTCGGCTTTGTCGTCGAGGAAGCGGGCACGGGCAGGCTGGACGTCCTGGTGGCCGACGTCCACTAG